The Falco biarmicus isolate bFalBia1 chromosome 1, bFalBia1.pri, whole genome shotgun sequence DNA segment CCAGCACGCAGGGATGCGGTGGCAAGAGGCAGAAGCTGGAAGAGCCAGGGGATCAGAGGACCCCCCTTGCACCCAAAGCCAGGGTGATAGGGGAGAGTGGGTAGCACTGCGatcccccagctgctccccccaTAAGGGATCCCTCCCAAGCAGGACAGACGCCTGCAGATGGACGGTGGCACCCGCTCAGTCCCAGCGGACCTTGATGGGGGGGAAAGTCCAGAGGTCAGGGTGGCCCAtgtgcagcagggtgctgcaTGGGGATGCGCTCCAACGGAAGGGGGGCACGTCATCCCAGGCGGGACCGCTGGCGGCCACCAGCCCGAAGGCGGGGGCCATGCCTGAGGAGGTGACCTGGTgtgagggtgggagggaggagaaaaaaaaaaaaagtacaagtcAGCATGGGGAAGGGGCAACACAGCCTGGGGGGAGCTGCCAGAAGGGTGGCACCCCCAAAGGGGGACCCtccagctccccccagcccctccagggCCGCCCTGGCTCCCCCACCTTCATGTCGGTGCCGCCGTGGCAGCGCTGGcgcagggcagggaaagggtAGGTGCCGTTGGGGGGGTTGAGGTCAGAGCGGGCGGAGATGGCGTTCTCTGCGTTCTGGGGGGGGTCACAGCCCCTGCACCGTGACAGCGGGTCCCGCAGGTAGTTGTTGGACCTGCAAAGTGGCCAAGACAGAGTCACGGaagaggcaggggaaaaaaatacaattataatGATGGAAAATATCACCCCCAAGGGTGATCCCCGGGGGTGCGTGGGGAGCACCCAGGTTtggggggtccccagcacccacctcatCAGGCGGACCATGGAATCCAGGTCATGGACCAGCGTCTGGTTCCGGCGGAAGATCTGGGCGCGTGGGTTCTTGTCATAGGTGAACCAGTCACCGTATTTCTTAACCAGCTCTGGGTTCCCGCTGGCATTGAAGATCTCCTCGAAGtacctgggggtgggggggaacccAGCGAGTCAGCACCCAGTGGAGTGGGGGGCAAGGACAGCATCAGCTGCCCCCCTGTACAGGGCACAcgctggggtgggctggagcTCACGGCAGGTTGTAGCTGGCCCAGTAGCCTTGCTGGTACAGCAGCTCCGTCTGATCAGCTGCCACCACCAGGCCCCTGTGCCAGGAGGAAAAGCATCGGTCAGAGCAGACGGCAAAAATCAACTGGAGATGGTGGGGGGGACACATGCTGGGAAGagggggcagctctgctgggggtCCTTGCCGCTGGGTTCCCACCCCAGCCACCCATCAGCATCCCGGGAGAGCCTTTAGCCACGGACTGGCAGTGCACCTGCATCTGCATCCCCATCACCCAACTCCCACCCACTGGACCACGGTGGACAGGACCCTCAGGGCTCTCCCAAATCCATGGGGATGGGGGAGGAGATGCTCGGCCGGGCGGGGAATGGGGCCACTCACGGGATCTGCTCCAGCACAGTCAGCAGTCCTGGAGGCGGGTTTGCTCTGCCTGGTGTGAAGGCGTTATAGTCCACCACCATCCACTGGTTGTTGTACctggcagggagaagggggaaagcATCCCTGTGGCAGGCAGCCTCTCCCCTGGCAGAGCATCCCTCCACCTGATCCCACCTTCCCAGGACAAATTCCCgcaccccatcccaccctgcttACGTGCCACTGTTGAACCGTCGGAAGATGGCAGCCCACTCGGGACCGCTGCGGGCCAGGCGGTTGGCCACAATGTTCCTCAGCCACTCCAGGACGCTGCCCCGTGGGTCCAGGTACTTCCACCGCGCCGGGTTGTTGTTCCCGATGGTGGTTTCCAGCGCTACCTGCAGGAAGGGGAGCGATGGGgagggcagtggggctggggaggggtccCCGGGGACCAGACCCCACTCACCAACCCACTGCTGAGGATGTAGAAATCATCCCCAGAGAAGATGGTGCCGGGGTAGGAGGAAAACACCTGGATGCTCCCGGGGATCTGAGAATTGCCTGGAAGAGGGTGATGAAAAAACAGGGGAGCATCAGAGGTGGGGTGTCAGACGtagcccccccagcccagcccacgcACCACTGGCTGAGGCACGGAAGGGCAGCGTGTACTTCTTGATGATGCGCAGCATGGACTGGTAGGAGGTCCAGGTGTCATGGGCGACCAGGAGATCCCGATGGCCCGGCAGCAGCTtcaggagggcagagcaggagcccgAGCCCAGGACACGCTGCGGGGAGGAGCGGTTCAGGGCAGACTCCAGGTCTTCCAGGTCACCCCCCAACTGtagcaggctggggggggaagCAAGACACGAGGTATCAGGTGGGGGACACCCCAGCCCAGGAGCCAAGCTGGCTCAGAGTTCTCTGTCCCATCTCTCGGTCCAGTCTGGAGGGTGTTTCTCCATTGACCCCAGTGTAGGTGCTGGTGCCGGGAGCACCggagcagggaggaaagggtGAACACAGtactggggaaactgaggcagggggctgcagcgggCCTTGGGGGGGGATCCACCACCCAGCCCATGGTGCTAGGGAGGAGGAGAACCTGCCTCGGCtccatcctgccccagcagcagaggacaAGTGCCCAGACAAGGTGGGTGAGGGTGACTAGGAGCAGAACCAGGTGTCCCTGGACATCCAGGAATTGCCctcacagcccctcccagcagcaccccaacTCCTGGGGcaaccaccccccaccctgcatCACCTCCCAGAAGGAGCTTACAGGAAGCCAAAGGGCGCCAGGGTGAACCTGCCCCGGGGGAAGTCCAGGCGCCCGTTGTAGCTGTCCTCCAgccccttcagctgcagcagggccaggcgcACCTGCGGGGACAGGGGACAGAGCTGGCACCCAGCTCCTGCGGGGAAGAGGGGCTCTTCCCCCGGGGTAcgcagcagagctggtgggtCCCAGCacggctgcagggcagggggggaagcGTCACCCTGGGGGAAGGGTCACTGTCAGCCTGTCAGCGGGGCCGTGACTCAGCACCAGTGGCTGGGGACACACACCCCAAGCCACCCACCGTGCCCCCTGACAGCGGCACGTGAGGCTCTGGTGGGGGGCAAGCCATGAGTCACCTCTGGTGGCCCAGGAGAGGAGGATCCACGGTGGCCACATCCCTGTCATCCCGCCTGGAGCCCGGCCAGGACTTTGGGCATCCCTCGCTGCCCTGTCCCTTCTTCTTGATTAAAGCCCCCATTAGCCCAGGGGGGGTCCCCCTAGGTGGGGTCCCCCACCCTCACCTGGTGCCAGTACTGGGGGTCCTCCCCCTTGCCCATCTGCTCCTCCATCCAGCCCAGGTTGGCCTCCAGGTAGCCGCGCAGCCTCTCGCAGTACTCGCTCTGGTACTTGAAGGGGCCGCAGTAGCCCACCATGGTGTTCATCCAGTGCATGTACATCAGCTGGGGGACACGGCCGCGGTGTcaccggcggggcgggggtcgCGCCCCTCGGGcccccgggcgcggcggggtCGCCCCTCACCTGCTCCGAGACGGCGGCCTCGGCCAGCCCGGCGGCGTAGGCCTGCAGGCTGTCGCTGTACGAGGCGTTGGTGGCCACCTCCAGGAAGGCCCAGCTGGGGGGACAGGGGCACGGGTGGGACACGGGTGGGACATGGCCGGGACGGCTCCCCCGaggcccccgcccgccccggtCCCCGCCCGGCGCCCCTACCCGACGGCGGGGATACGGTCATCCAGGCTGGCCCAGGCAACGGCGGCGGGGTGGCGGCCGGGCAGGACGCGGAGCCGCCCCGACCCGGGCTCCAGCAGCACCGAGACGTTACGGGGCGGCGGGacggcggcgggggctgcgcggaCCGGGGCTACCGGGGCCAGTGCCGCGGCCAGCGCGGCCACCAACACCGCCCGCAGCGCCGCcatggcggggccggggcggaggGGCTGGCCGGGGCggaggggcggggccggggccagggGCGGGGCCGAGGCCTAGGGGCGGGGccgaggggcggggcgggggcggggctgcGCCCCCGCGGCGTCCGTCCGCCCTCCCGGCGGGGGGGTCCCGCAGCCCCGCCACCGGCCCCGGTGCCCCCCCCGCTGCAGCTGGGCCCCGCCAGTGCCTcagggggctgtgggtgcccgcccgccggcccaGCGCCGCCGCAGCCGCGGCTTGTGCACCCCCCACTCCGCTGGACAAAGCCCCCCCGAGCACTGGGTGGCCCGGCTGGGCGggggcagagggctgggagccccccccccccgcggtgGTAACATCATCGTGGGGTGCTCAAAGTCCCCATGGCCCGGTCTGATATTGTTCCCCGCTTGGTGTTACCCCGAGTGCCACCACAGCCGCCTGCCTGAGGCCTGGCACCCGGTAGCACAAGGTGGGACAGAGCTGTACCCCAAAGCTCCGGAGCTCACACTGAACTGGGATGcctggggagcactgggggcTTGGCTGGGCGCTGccggggtgggggtgctgcTGGAGTAGGGGTGCTGCCGGAGCATGTCCCCGTGCCCGCTGGGGAGGGCACTGGTAATGCCCTTTATTGGATCATCCTGGAGCTGGAAAAGGTGCCACATGCCTGGAGCTATTCTGGGCGGGGCAGCACCCCAAAGGCACCGCTGGCATGGGCACGTGGCATGGCCCAGCATGCCCCATCAGCTCCCAGTTGCTGCTGGTTAATTCTCCAGTACTGCCCAGTGCCCATGTGTCCCGGCTCCCTGTGCAAGACCACGGCAGGCACCCAGACCCGGCCACACGCCAAAGCCAAGGAGGGGCACAGAGCACTGCTGGGCAGGGACCCAGGCCACATGGCAGCCACCAAAATTTGGCCCAAACTCCAAAAAGCCAGTGGAGAGCAGAGCAGCGCTGCCGGGGGGGCGGGCGATGGCCAGGGGCGATGGCCAGGGCTGGTGGCTAGTGGGTGCCACTGTCCTTTGGGTGCCAGGCTGGACCTGGGCTCCCGTTGGAGACGCCCCGAGCTGGGCACTGCCCTTGGGtctgtattttccttccattcCCGTCTCCTGGGGAGAAGAGCAGTGTGTGACTTCGGTGGGAATCTGGCCAGGGTGGGAAACGGCCCCTTTAGTCCTGTTGGGCCCTTGGGGCCGCACAGGCAGTCACGGTCCCCCAGCAGCCATggtcccccagcagctccagtccCTGGGGGCCAGCCTGCTGCACTCTCCCCCAAAACCCCAGGCGGGGGCTTgcgtggggcaggggcagctggggccgggggcagcAGGGTGTCCCAGAGCAGGGTACACCGGCCATATCTCCCTGCAGAGAgggacaccagcagcagcacaggccccTCCGCGGGGTCGTGGGGCCACTGGCACGGGGGGCTGTGCAGCTCCGTGGGCACGGCGTGCTGCTCCCCCCCGGGAAGGACAGCATCCCTggccctgcctgtgctgagctTGCCCGGCCTCAGAGGGTCACCCCACAGAGGGGCTAGgtgggcacagcacccagggTGGGTGTCCAGTCCCGCCCTGCCGCAGCCCACCGGCACTGGGATGTGGAGGGACGGGGGTGGTGAGAGGGGGACGGGGCAGggaccttcccccccccccccccagctctggcaggcaCCCTGCGGGCCACGCGTGAAAAAATGGCGCTGTCGCTTTAAGAGCGGAGGGTGGCGGCCCCTTTAAGAGGCGGGGGAGCGGAGGGGATCAGCTGCCCACGCACAGCGGTGGGGCCGCGCCGCCACGGTGGGGCCGCGGGGCGGGTGGGATCCCCGGCTCCCCCCAGCATCTCCCGCTCCGGGACCCCCCACCCACTGCGcggtccccatccccacccgCATCGGGGTCTCCCCGTCCCCTCCctggcctggggctgccccgcgCGTCCCCTGGTCCCCCGTGGGGTGTCGGtgccgctccccccgccccccccccccccagctttgcTCCGGAGGGGCTCGGGGTGACCCCGGGGCTGAGCCCTCCAGCGAGGACGTGGCACGGCGGCGCCTGACCGCGGGCTGCTGTGCCTTCCCTCGTTatctttattaatattattactattttaattttttattatttattgttaaaCCCTTATCTGCCCTGCCTGGGGAACGTGGGATGGGGGCTCGGGAGCTGTCCCCACTCCCTCTCCCCGGGGGTCGCTGCCAGCGGTAGGTGCCCCCCGCTGTAGGGCAGGGTGCCATGGGGCCAGCCGGGGTGCTCAGCCTGGCGGGGGCCAGCGGGGCACAGGCAGCCGGGACCCCACTGCTGCTGGACCTGGGGCACACGATCTCTCCTGGGGGGGATGCTCTGAGCCACGGCCGGGGCCTGGATGTGAGTGTGGGGTCTGCAGTGGGCTTTGGGGGAGTGGCGGGAGGGATGTGGGTGTcgctggggtggtggggtcccatcccatccctgcttCCCCCGTCCCTGCCATCGCAGCTGGGATCACACCAGTATTTCCTCCACTGCTGGTTTTGTGCTCCAAAAACCTTGCCGCCTGCCAGGCCGGCACCTTCCcatggctggggctgggtgtggggtggtgtggggctgcaggggacagggctggggacaagGGCTTGCACCCCCACtgctcctggcacagccctTGACCCATGCATAGGTAgcacagatggggaaactgaggcagggatgACAGCGACCTACTGGCAGCAGCcgggcagaggggcagcattGCCTGCAGGGTGCCCGATGGCAGCCCTCGCTGGAGGGGGGTGGGTGCTTGGGGTGGGGGACGGGGCTTGGGGTGCCCAGCTGAGCACCCCACGCTCTGTCCCGCAGTGCTGGGAGGTGCGGAAACACAACAGCTCTGAGTGGTGCCGCTTCATCCGGAGCAACCCTGACTGCCGGCTGGAGGGCGGCTTCCTCAACTACCTCGAGGGGGTCTTCTGTGTCTTCCCCCCCCGGCTGCTCCCCCTGGCCGTCACCCTCTATGTAAGGATGGGAgcaggggtgctgctgctgggggatgCTCCACTTTGGGGGTGAGGGATGGGGACCCCACCGACCCTTCTCTCTGCCACCCCTGACCCCACAGGCTCTGTGGCTCCTGTACCTGTTCATCATCCTGGGCGTGACGGCGGAGAAGTTGTGAGTAGCTCTGCGGAGGAGGGGACAGTCCCTGGGGTGAGCGAGGAGCCCCGTGGTCGTGGAGCAGCCCCGTCAcccctctctgcttcctctgcCCTTCCAGCTTCTGCCCCAACTTATCGGCCATCTCCACCAACCTGAAGCTGTCTCACAACGTGGCAGTATCCTTGGCGGGTCACAGGGGACCTTGGGCAGGGcggggggatgcagggatggagcaggagaGGTGGCTGTGACGGGGTCACTTTGTGTCCCTTCAGCACCGTGCCACAGAGGCACCTGGAGGGAGCCCCATGGCACCAGAGCCAGGCAGGCACCCTGCATCCCTGGGGGGAAGCCACCAGGTCTTTTCCTTGACATCCCCTCTCCATGGTGTCACATTCCTGGCCTTTGGCAATGGGGCGCCAGATGTCTTCAGTGCCGTGGTGGCCTTCTCCGACCCCCGGACAGCGGGGCTGGCCATCGGGGCTGTCTTTGGTAAGGAgatccctgctgccagctcctccctgggggctgctggcttGGGGGGGCGATGGGTGGGGAGAACGTGGTGGAGCTGTAGGATGTTCCCCCCCTGAGCAGGACCTGTTGCATTGGCAGGTGCCGGTGTGTTTGTGACCACGGTGGTGGCCGGGGGCATCGCCCTGGTCAAGCCCTTCACAGCCGCCTCCAGGCCCTTCCTCAGGGATGTCATCTTCTACATGGTGGCTGTCTTCCTCACCTTCATGGTCCTCTACTTCGGCAGGATCACGCTGGGGGAGGCTCTGGGTGAGTGCCACAGGAGCAGGGGGCCGAGGGGGTggtgggagcagcctggggggTGCTGTAACTCCTCATCGTTCCCCCCTGTCCCAGGTTACTTGGGGCTGTATGTCTTCTACGTCTTCACCGTGGTGCTCTGCACCTGGATTCACCGGCGGCAGCGTGGGGAagggctgcccccccccagACCTTGGGAGCCAGGTAAGGGCCGCCTAGCTGTGCTGATGGGACCCCCCAGCATGCTGGGGTCTCCCTCCACTgccccccttctccttcctccagagatgCTGACAGATGCCGAAGAGCAGGAGTCCTCGGGCACAAACAGCGGAGACTATGGTATGTTGCTCCTGGTGGGCTTGGGGCTGGCTCCGCTTTATCCTGGGGGGTCCCAGGGACCCCCAGTCCTCTGCACGTGTCACTGGGCTCACGGGGTGGCCATAGTTGGGTGCTACTCTGGGGCCAGTGGATCTCCCAGGGGCCATACAAGTGACCACAGCCCCATGCTGGAAGGGccaggaggggcagggagccCCTTGCCCCGCTCAGCCACCATGGCCCCTCACAGGTGAGGAGTACCggcccctgctcccctcccaggAGACCTCCTTGCGCATCCTCACCACTGCCCTCAGCCCCTTGGACTACCGCAAGTGGAGGAGGAAGCCCTGGTACTGGCGGCTCTTCAAGATTTTCAGGGTGAGTAGGGGGGGAACATGAGCTGGGAGGAACCCCCGCATGGGGTGTCCCCTTCCCTGCTGGCCCCTGGGGCTGTGTCACCCTTGGGCTTTGCAATGGGGACAGGGGGACAAGAGCAGGTGGGCTGAGGGATGGGGCACCTCCTGGGGTGTCCCACCATGGTGGTCCCCCCATCGCTGCTCATGGATGCTCCTCCCAGGTGCCtgtggagctggtgctgctgctcactgtTCCTGTTGTGGACCCTGACAAGGACGACCTGAACTGGAAGAGACCCCTCAACTGCCTGCACATCCTcaccagccccctgctctgCGTCCTCACCCTGAAGTCGGGTGCCTGTAAgcctggggcagccccggccacCCAGGAGGGGACAGGACTGAGATGGCCACCAAAgctctggggacagcaggagcCCTTTGGACCTGGCAGCCCGTTCTGGAGAGGGGAGGATGAGCCAGTGAAAAGCCAAGCTGGGGGGCTGGATGGGTCCGTCCCCTCCCCAcaggggtggtgggtttggGGCCCCCAGTATCCAGGTcttgggggggaaaaatggGACAGGCCTGGCCTgcctggggaaactgaggcacagaggggAGCCAGCCTGCGAGGGCTTAGGGTAAAGGTGGCTCTGGGGGACGAGGCTTTACCTCATACTATGAGCCTGGTCGGATCCTGCCCAGCTCACatggtgcctgcagggctgctctgatgcccccctctccccaccacgTGCAGATGGGCTGTACCAGATCCAGGGTGTCTTCCCAGTCTGGGGACTGGTCATACTGGTTGGCTCTGTCCTGGccatcatcatcttcatcacCACAAGCAACGAGCAGCCACCCAAGTACCACTGTGTAAGGTGTTCCCCAGCCCTGAACGCCTACTGGGAACCAGCCCAGCCTGCTCTGTTCTGGACTGAGGGTCctgggggcagagcaggagtCAGGATCTCCTTCCCGATCCCCACTGTCCGCAGGAGGGACGTGGCTGGCTGGAGGTGTACGGGGTCCTGTGGGATGCTCCCAGGGACCAGCTTGCCCTTCTTCCTGGCAGGTATTTGCCTTCCTTGGGTTTCTGGCCAGTGCCATGTGGATCAACGCTGCAGCCACAGAGCTGGTGAACATCTTGCGGACATTGGGCATCATCTTCCAGCTGAGCAACACCGTGCTGGGCTTGACGCTGCTGGCCTGGGGCAACAGCATTGGCGGTAAGGGCTCTGCTGCACCCCAGTGCCACCCAGGTGCACCTGTCCCCCTGGCATCCCCCAAGGTCTCCCCTTCTTCCACAGACACCTTCTCCGACCTCACCATGGCACGACAGGGCTACCCCCGCATGGCCTTCTCTGCTTGCTTCGGGGGCATCATCTTCAGTATCCTTTGGGTGCTGAAGGGAGGTGGCAGTGGTCTTGGGGCAGGGACTGCCTCCAATTCACCgccaccagcccagggagcGCCCTGCTCTTGGGGGACCCTGTGAAGAAGCTGGGCAGGATCCATCCCAGAGTCCGTGGGATGCTGGAAACCTCCTTGGTACAGACACAGTGCAGAGGGACTGGAGTGGTAGCTGTGGaccacaggagctgcagagatggAGCCAGCAGCATCTTCCCATCCCCACTGCTGTTCCAGCCCTGGCAGGGTGGGGTTTGGGCTGGAGTCCGGCAGATTTTGGATCTGctgaagggaaggaggggagaaggcTGTGCCACACTCCAAGCTGAAGCCTCTCCTTGGGTGCTCCACGTTGTATTCACCACAAACAGGCAATGCTTTGGGCCAGGCAACAGGCatggggtgcaggcaggcagggaggagggctgTCCCCAGGGTGGGAGGGATGGGGCCAGCTCCGTCGCTCCCCCGAGGTCTCCTGCGCTGTGTCTCCATCCTGAACGTGCCCCAGATATCCTGGTCGGCGTGGGACTcggctgcctgctgcagatGACAAGCAGTCAGCTGGTGGTAAAGGTAGGACTGTAGCGACACCATGGCACGGGTCAGGCTGGCTGTGGGACCCTGGTGTCACTCCACATCGCTCCCCATCTCTCCGGCAGCTGGAGCCTGACAGCCTCCTGGTCTGGGTCCTCGCTGGGGCCCTGGGGCTGAGCTTGGTGTTCTCCTTCGTGTCGGTGCCAGCGCAGTGCTTCCAGCTGGGCAAGGCGTACGGCATCTGCCTCATCATCTACTACCTGGCCTTCCTCTGTGTGGCCCTGCTGACCGAGTTCAGGGTGATCCATCTCTCCACCGTGTGAGCAGCCCCGCTGCCGGCAGGAGATGCACATCCATCCCTGGctctctccctctgccttcctgaTGGATTGGGGCCTCTCTGCCAGGGGGACAAGGGCTGGAGGCACCACgtgccaccacagccctgggctgtTGCTTTCTGGAGGGGGCTGGCTGGTTgtgctttgggaaaggaaaaggagctgTTAGTCATTAGCTATGTCCTCTCCCCACTCTGTTTAATCGTGTTTAACTCCTGGCAGCTCTGAGGTGAAGACCTGTTTCCTCCAGACCCGGTAGCAGGGACAGAGGAGAGGGCAGGGTCACAACAGGAGAGATTTTACTTCTTCAACCACTTTACTTTCCCCTCCACATCTCCATCCTGGCTGCCGTGGGACAGGGTTAGGGGAGTTGTGCTACATGGGGTAACTGAAGATCTGAGCACAAGTCTGTTACTGCAAATGACATGACGTGTTTGCACCCTGGGTGGGAAATAGTAGCAGAGGCAAAGCCAGACAGGGTTAAGGTGAGGCAAAGCTTCAGGGCAGCGCTTGGTTTTAATGCAAgcaaagctggaggaaaaaaaacacccaacaaacCAAGGGAGGCTGgtttcccctgctttttttaAGCTATGTTTTTCAACCTGAGTTTCAGATTCtacttttctcctcctcctagGGTGGCCAGAGCTGTAGGAAAGAATGTGGAAGTTTGTACACAGCATTAGCCTCTGGCAAGACTAGGTTTaggcactgtaaaaaaaaataataaaaaattgcaaTTAAAAACGCCCCCCAAACCCAACTTTGACTTGCGTTATTTGCTGCGAGGGtgttttctcctgctctgcGCTAGTGGAACACAACCCTTAGCCAGGAGGACCCCTttggagggggagagggaataTCCTTGGCTTCTCAggagctgcaccagcagcagcagaggggccTGGGGGGCTGACACAGGGCCGttttccccagggctggggggggaaagtGGTTTCCTCCGGGTCTACCAGCAGTTGGATTTCTCAACAGCAGTCACATGCGCCTGACTCGGCCATTTAGTTGCACGGTTGGGAACTGCAGCGTCATGGCTTTCCCAGCACGGGCCAGCATGGGCTGCGTGGGGCATTACGcagctcccctgggctgggaaCACTGGTGGGGCAGCCCACGGTCTGTcccaggggaagggaagggggtgGGCTGCTGCTTCGGATCCCTGGCCCACACGGCACAGGCTAGAAAGCAAACTGCTGTTACAGATGGATGCCCCCACTTCTGCTCCACGGGGAGAGAGGGGCTGTTTTGCAAGAAGCACAACTACCAGCCCTGGTTCCTGCTCCCTTCTTAGGGGTACCACTGCCTTCTGGGCCTGGATCGTTTCTCCTTTTTCTAACCAAAAAGGAActtgcataaaaaaataacactccctgtgcctgcagctATTGGCTCTGCCCTGAACCTGCTCACAAGTTACCAGCCAGCATCATCCAGGGAGACAAGCCCTGCTTCCTTACACACAGCACAGCTAAAGCAATCAAAACCACAGCCAACGTACCAACACAGAGGTACAGGGTCAAAAAACTCCCTTCTTCTAACCTTAAACATTGCATTGGGATAACTAAAAACCCTAAGTTTGAAAGCATTATCTCaacttgaaggaaaaaacctgatgGGGGAAGGGCAGAAGGGAAGCTGGGCTTTGCGAATGCCCAGGAACAAGAATTCAGAGCAGTTCAGCAGGGCATGCATGCAGAATATGCCCACACAAGCAGTTGCCACTGGAGAGGGAGGGCAGGCACCGCTCTTCAAACACTGGAAATGCTTCAGCTGTGGCCGAGCCCCTCTTCTGGAACGGCAcgggaaggaggaaaggaagcagtTGCCTTTACAAAGCCGAAGATGCGTTTTATTAGtgtgcttgaaaaaaaatctagagaACATTTTACAGATGTccataaaatcattttataaacaaaacgCCAGCATACAAAATCCTGCCGTGCTTCCTCCCTTGCTCCCTACAAAATGATTGTCTCTGTCGTTAGTCTGTGTGCCAGGTTGGGGAGAGGAGGATAAATAGAAGGGGATGCCCCGTACTcaaactttgtttctttccaaagtCATATGGAAGCAGTAAACTGTGGCCCTCCTtggtttacaaaaataattaacacAGTGTGTACACGGGGGCAGATCAACAGGAAACCACAGAAGCAGCACCTGAGCCCTGAACCCCAGTCCAAGCATTCCC contains these protein-coding regions:
- the PLBD2 gene encoding putative phospholipase B-like 2, with protein sequence MAALRAVLVAALAAALAPVAPVRAAPAAVPPPRNVSVLLEPGSGRLRVLPGRHPAAVAWASLDDRIPAVGWAFLEVATNASYSDSLQAYAAGLAEAAVSEQLMYMHWMNTMVGYCGPFKYQSEYCERLRGYLEANLGWMEEQMGKGEDPQYWHQVRLALLQLKGLEDSYNGRLDFPRGRFTLAPFGFLLLQLGGDLEDLESALNRSSPQRVLGSGSCSALLKLLPGHRDLLVAHDTWTSYQSMLRIIKKYTLPFRASASGNSQIPGSIQVFSSYPGTIFSGDDFYILSSGLVALETTIGNNNPARWKYLDPRGSVLEWLRNIVANRLARSGPEWAAIFRRFNSGTYNNQWMVVDYNAFTPGRANPPPGLLTVLEQIPGLVVAADQTELLYQQGYWASYNLPYFEEIFNASGNPELVKKYGDWFTYDKNPRAQIFRRNQTLVHDLDSMVRLMRSNNYLRDPLSRCRGCDPPQNAENAISARSDLNPPNGTYPFPALRQRCHGGTDMKVTSSGMAPAFGLVAASGPAWDDVPPFRWSASPCSTLLHMGHPDLWTFPPIKVRWD
- the SLC8B1 gene encoding mitochondrial sodium/calcium exchanger protein translates to MARGDGQGWWLVPPAVGQGAMGPAGVLSLAGASGAQAAGTPLLLDLGHTISPGGDALSHGRGLDCWEVRKHNSSEWCRFIRSNPDCRLEGGFLNYLEGVFCVFPPRLLPLAVTLYALWLLYLFIILGVTAEKFFCPNLSAISTNLKLSHNVAVFSLTSPLHGVTFLAFGNGAPDVFSAVVAFSDPRTAGLAIGAVFGAGVFVTTVVAGGIALVKPFTAASRPFLRDVIFYMVAVFLTFMVLYFGRITLGEALGYLGLYVFYVFTVVLCTWIHRRQRGEGLPPPRPWEPEMLTDAEEQESSGTNSGDYGEEYRPLLPSQETSLRILTTALSPLDYRKWRRKPWYWRLFKIFRVPVELVLLLTVPVVDPDKDDLNWKRPLNCLHILTSPLLCVLTLKSGAYGLYQIQGVFPVWGLVILVGSVLAIIIFITTSNEQPPKYHCVFAFLGFLASAMWINAAATELVNILRTLGIIFQLSNTVLGLTLLAWGNSIGDTFSDLTMARQGYPRMAFSACFGGIIFNILVGVGLGCLLQMTSSQLVVKLEPDSLLVWVLAGALGLSLVFSFVSVPAQCFQLGKAYGICLIIYYLAFLCVALLTEFRVIHLSTV